A stretch of the Chroogloeocystis siderophila 5.2 s.c.1 genome encodes the following:
- a CDS encoding mannose-1-phosphate guanyltransferase, translating to MRAVLMAGGSGTRLRPLTCDLPKPMVPILNRPIAEHITNLLKRHQITEVIATLHYLPEVIRDYFQDGTDFGVDLIYAVEEDQPLGTAGCVKNIAELLNETFLVISGDSVTDFDLTAAIEFHKRKQAKATLVLTRVPNPIEFGVVITDEDYRIRRFLEKPSTSEIFSDTVNTGIYILEPSVLEYLPANQESDFSKDLFPLLLEKGEPMYGYIAQGYWCDVGHLDAYRESQYDGLFGKVKLDFAYTETKPGIWEGQNTYIDPSVEICPPVLIGSNCRIGPRVRIDAGTVIGDNVTIGADADLKRPIIWNGAIIGEDAELRACVIGRGTRVDRRAQVLEGAVVGSLSTVGEEAQISPNVRVWPSKQIESGAILNINLIWGQTAQRNLFGQRGVTGLANIDITPEFAVKLGAAYGSTLKPGSQVMISRDQRSISRMVTRSLIAGLMSVGVNIQNLDATAIPMSRTVVPTLGVAGGIHVRLHPDRPDYLLIEFIDNKGVNISKALEKKIEGAYFKEDLRRVQIHEIGNVVYPIQMIDTYCNAFEKNLNVEAIRHSNSKVVIDYTYAVSGAVLPQLLAKFGCDAVVLNASLKQTAVSSVEKEALLQQLGHVVEALRATFGVQVSANGEQLILVDKLGTPIRGEMLTALMVNMILTAHPRGTVVVPIHTSSAVEQIARRHDGKVIRTKASPTALMEASLPSANPNVVLAGSGDMGFIFPQLHPGFDAMFCIAKVIEMLTVQERSLASIRDDDLPQVSHRSYTVRCPWTVKGALMRHLVETHNEENLELVDGVKIRFEDDNWILILPDAGEPLVHLFANSNDRNWVDDSLREYRTRVQSFIEQQQGVEAYSNSPRQSIVS from the coding sequence ATGCGTGCAGTGCTGATGGCTGGAGGGTCTGGAACGCGGTTAAGACCGCTGACTTGCGACCTTCCTAAACCGATGGTACCTATCTTAAACAGACCAATTGCAGAACATATTACTAATCTTCTCAAACGACATCAAATAACCGAGGTTATTGCCACACTGCATTATCTACCTGAAGTCATTCGCGATTATTTTCAAGATGGCACTGACTTTGGCGTAGATTTGATTTATGCCGTTGAAGAAGATCAACCCTTGGGTACCGCAGGCTGCGTGAAGAACATTGCGGAATTACTCAATGAAACATTTTTAGTGATTAGTGGTGATAGCGTTACAGATTTTGACCTCACCGCAGCGATTGAGTTCCATAAACGCAAACAAGCCAAAGCAACCTTAGTTCTGACTCGCGTTCCCAATCCGATCGAATTTGGGGTCGTGATTACTGACGAAGACTATCGAATTCGGAGATTTTTAGAAAAGCCATCCACAAGCGAGATCTTCTCGGATACGGTGAACACGGGTATATACATCTTAGAACCGTCAGTTTTAGAGTATTTACCAGCAAATCAAGAATCTGACTTTTCCAAAGATTTATTTCCTTTGTTGCTGGAAAAAGGTGAGCCGATGTACGGCTACATTGCGCAAGGGTACTGGTGTGATGTCGGACATCTTGATGCGTACCGTGAAAGTCAATATGATGGTTTATTTGGGAAAGTAAAGCTTGACTTTGCGTACACTGAGACCAAGCCAGGAATTTGGGAAGGTCAAAATACTTATATTGACCCAAGTGTAGAAATTTGTCCACCGGTGCTGATTGGCAGCAATTGCAGAATTGGACCGCGAGTGCGGATTGATGCTGGAACGGTAATCGGTGACAACGTAACGATTGGTGCGGATGCTGATTTAAAACGACCAATCATCTGGAATGGTGCAATTATTGGCGAAGATGCAGAACTGCGAGCGTGTGTGATCGGTCGTGGAACACGCGTAGATCGCCGGGCGCAAGTCTTAGAAGGTGCGGTCGTTGGTTCGCTATCAACAGTCGGAGAAGAAGCGCAAATTAGTCCTAACGTTCGTGTTTGGCCGAGTAAACAAATCGAATCAGGCGCAATATTAAACATTAATTTAATTTGGGGACAAACCGCGCAACGCAATTTATTTGGTCAGCGTGGGGTAACTGGATTAGCCAATATTGATATCACACCCGAATTTGCCGTGAAGTTAGGCGCAGCTTACGGCTCGACATTGAAGCCTGGCTCACAGGTGATGATATCCCGTGATCAACGCAGCATTTCCCGCATGGTGACGCGATCGCTAATTGCGGGTTTAATGTCTGTAGGTGTCAATATTCAAAACTTAGATGCAACCGCAATCCCGATGTCACGGACTGTTGTACCAACTTTGGGCGTTGCTGGCGGAATTCACGTAAGACTGCATCCAGATCGACCCGATTACCTGTTGATTGAATTCATTGATAATAAAGGCGTCAATATCTCGAAAGCACTCGAAAAGAAAATCGAGGGCGCCTACTTTAAAGAAGACCTCCGGCGCGTGCAAATTCATGAAATTGGTAATGTTGTCTATCCGATTCAGATGATCGACACTTACTGCAATGCTTTTGAGAAAAATTTAAATGTAGAAGCAATTCGCCATAGTAACTCGAAAGTTGTCATTGATTACACGTATGCGGTATCTGGTGCGGTTTTACCGCAACTTTTAGCGAAATTTGGTTGCGACGCCGTAGTGTTGAACGCTAGTTTGAAACAAACGGCGGTTTCTTCAGTCGAGAAGGAAGCACTCTTACAGCAGCTTGGTCATGTTGTCGAAGCATTGCGCGCGACTTTTGGCGTCCAGGTATCCGCCAACGGAGAACAACTAATTTTGGTTGATAAGTTGGGAACGCCGATTCGCGGTGAAATGTTAACCGCCCTTATGGTGAACATGATTCTCACCGCACACCCTCGCGGAACTGTCGTTGTCCCGATTCATACATCGAGTGCTGTCGAACAAATTGCCCGTCGCCATGATGGTAAGGTCATTCGCACTAAGGCAAGTCCTACCGCACTGATGGAAGCTTCTTTGCCAAGTGCTAACCCGAATGTCGTCCTTGCTGGTAGTGGGGATATGGGATTTATCTTCCCGCAGTTGCATCCTGGGTTTGACGCCATGTTCTGCATTGCGAAAGTGATTGAGATGTTGACGGTTCAAGAGCGATCGCTCGCGTCAATTCGCGATGACGACTTACCACAAGTGAGCCACCGCAGCTACACTGTACGCTGTCCTTGGACAGTTAAGGGAGCATTGATGCGCCATTTAGTCGAAACCCACAACGAGGAGAATCTAGAGTTAGTTGATGGTGTGAAAATCCGCTTTGAAGATGATAATTGGATACTGATTTTGCCCGATGCGGGCGAACCACTGGTACATTTGTTCGCTAACAGTAATGATCGTAATTGGGTAGATGATTCGCTGAGGGAATACCGCACCCGCGTTCAATCATTTATTGAACAACAACAAGGAGTGGAAGCTTACAGCAACAGTCCTCGGCAGTCAATTGTGAGTTAG
- a CDS encoding cobalt-precorrin-6A reductase — MRIPPAFDQPLPTCKPAYGKLWLIGGTQESVEIAAAIANYNIRCIISVTTSAARSLYKPAPCLTVWVGRLTFAQIPEFVKQQEIVAIVDASHPYAVEVSQNAIFSAQHLQIPYLRYERPILSPSTASEGEHFDSFAALLSTNRLQNKRVLLTVGYRPLHLFQAWHDRTTLFARILPSAIALEAATQAGFTPDRLICLRPPISDELELALWRQWKIQLVITKASGKPGGEDTKRLVATQLGIPLITISRPTVNYPQQTCDLAVALDFCRQYL, encoded by the coding sequence TTGCGTATTCCTCCCGCTTTTGATCAGCCACTTCCAACTTGTAAACCAGCGTATGGTAAGTTGTGGTTAATTGGCGGGACTCAAGAAAGTGTTGAAATTGCTGCGGCGATCGCGAACTACAATATCCGCTGTATTATTTCTGTAACAACTTCTGCGGCGCGATCGCTTTATAAGCCTGCACCGTGTTTAACAGTTTGGGTAGGGCGTTTAACTTTTGCTCAAATCCCTGAATTTGTCAAACAGCAAGAAATTGTGGCGATTGTGGATGCTTCACATCCTTATGCTGTCGAAGTTTCGCAAAATGCGATCTTCTCGGCGCAACACCTGCAAATTCCGTACTTGCGCTACGAACGTCCGATCTTGTCGCCTAGTACAGCTAGCGAAGGTGAGCATTTTGATAGCTTTGCAGCTTTATTATCAACGAACCGTTTGCAAAACAAGCGCGTTTTATTAACTGTAGGTTACAGACCGCTACACTTATTTCAAGCTTGGCACGATCGCACAACGTTATTTGCAAGAATTCTGCCGTCGGCGATCGCCTTAGAAGCAGCCACTCAAGCAGGCTTTACCCCAGATCGCTTAATTTGTTTACGTCCGCCAATTTCTGATGAATTAGAACTTGCGCTTTGGCGTCAGTGGAAAATTCAACTTGTGATTACCAAAGCTTCAGGGAAACCAGGTGGTGAAGACACAAAACGCCTTGTCGCCACTCAACTCGGTATTCCGCTTATTACAATCAGTAGACCCACCGTTAATTATCCACAACAAACCTGCGATTTAGCTGTTGCACTTGATTTTTGTCGTCAGTACCTCTGA
- a CDS encoding YciI family protein, protein MPKYVMWGSYCEDVLEKRVPHRQAHLDGLAAQKESGVLITIGPTKDLTKVFGIYEAEDEATVRQLVEADPYWKNGVWTEYFIKEWIPAF, encoded by the coding sequence ATGCCTAAGTACGTAATGTGGGGAAGTTATTGCGAGGATGTGCTAGAAAAGCGCGTTCCTCATCGACAAGCTCATCTCGACGGGCTAGCTGCACAAAAAGAGTCAGGCGTATTGATTACAATTGGTCCAACAAAGGATTTAACAAAGGTTTTTGGCATCTACGAAGCTGAAGATGAAGCAACAGTTCGTCAACTTGTTGAAGCCGATCCTTATTGGAAAAATGGTGTTTGGACTGAGTACTTTATTAAAGAGTGGATTCCAGCTTTTTAA
- the pheT gene encoding phenylalanine--tRNA ligase subunit beta: protein MRISLNWLQELVELTLSPEELAETLTMAGFEVEEIEDRRAWAKGVVVGKVLECDRHPNADKLSVTKVDVGTASPEPLNIVCGAPNVRAGIYVPVATVGTYLPKIDVKIKAAKLRGVRSEGMICSLAELGLAKESAGIHIFEQELELGSDVRPLLGLDDVILDLTATANRADALSMVGVAREVAAITGKTVRLPQAPEISIPDTQKNLKLKISQPQACPAYIGTVIESVKIAPSPAWLQQRLQAAGTRPINNVVDITNYILLEWGQPLHAFDRDRLFAVSGTQSDLTIGVRFAQSGETLKTLDGQMRTLSSQALLITAHEEPVALAGVMGGEATEVHEGTQNLVLEAALFDPVAVRRSARSQGLRTEASARYERGINAAELELACRRALMLIQDLAGGVPVQQEFADARPDVGAMSRSIELRLDRVNQILGPIDLEDTTGELQPETIQQILTALGCQVTSSEPQKVLTVTVPPYRHRDLEREIDLIEEISRLYGYDRFCDTLPEKTEPGYLSLEQQLTRQLREAFRAAGLTELIHYSLVKPGQDRQIVLTNPIFVEYSALRTDLISGLIDAFQYNLEQGNGSLNGFEIGRIFWQEEDGLLEAEAIGGILGGDPTQGKWTSGGKERPLTWFEAKGVLESVFQRLGLKVEYQPSHQDSRLHPGRTASLWLQGNRLGDFGQVHPQLRQEKGLPDAVYVFQLDLDVILDYWDRNAVLVPKFRLYSTYPASPRDIAFFAHLEVSVAEIERAIALAAGELLESVELFDEYRGEHVPPGQRSLAFRLVYRAQNRTLTDEDIEPVHQKVRESLVEKFGVNLRS, encoded by the coding sequence ATGCGTATTTCTCTGAATTGGCTGCAAGAACTGGTTGAGTTGACGCTTTCTCCTGAAGAATTGGCGGAAACGTTAACAATGGCAGGATTTGAAGTAGAAGAAATTGAAGATCGCCGTGCATGGGCAAAGGGTGTTGTTGTTGGGAAAGTGTTAGAGTGCGATCGCCATCCAAATGCAGATAAACTCAGTGTCACGAAAGTCGATGTCGGAACAGCTTCCCCAGAACCATTAAATATTGTCTGTGGTGCGCCGAATGTCCGTGCGGGAATATATGTACCCGTCGCCACAGTGGGTACTTACCTCCCTAAAATCGACGTCAAAATCAAAGCAGCCAAACTACGCGGAGTCCGTTCAGAAGGAATGATTTGCTCTTTAGCTGAGTTAGGACTCGCGAAAGAATCCGCAGGAATTCATATTTTTGAGCAGGAACTCGAATTAGGAAGTGATGTTCGCCCGTTGCTCGGTTTGGATGATGTGATTCTTGACTTGACAGCAACTGCAAATCGTGCTGATGCGTTAAGCATGGTGGGTGTCGCGCGCGAAGTCGCCGCAATTACAGGAAAAACAGTGCGACTACCACAAGCCCCAGAAATCTCGATTCCTGACACTCAGAAGAATTTAAAACTCAAAATCTCGCAGCCACAAGCTTGCCCTGCGTATATTGGTACAGTTATTGAGTCGGTTAAGATTGCGCCTTCGCCTGCGTGGTTACAACAGCGACTACAAGCTGCGGGAACTCGCCCGATTAACAACGTTGTTGATATTACTAATTACATTCTGCTTGAATGGGGTCAACCGCTTCATGCATTTGATCGCGATCGCCTCTTCGCCGTCAGTGGAACTCAATCAGACTTAACAATTGGCGTCCGGTTTGCGCAATCTGGCGAAACACTCAAAACGCTCGATGGTCAAATGCGCACGCTTTCCAGTCAAGCTTTACTCATTACCGCACACGAAGAACCAGTTGCGTTAGCGGGAGTTATGGGCGGCGAAGCAACTGAAGTACATGAGGGTACGCAAAATTTAGTTTTAGAAGCCGCGCTATTCGATCCTGTCGCGGTTCGGCGTTCGGCGCGCAGCCAAGGATTACGTACCGAAGCTTCTGCAAGATACGAGCGGGGCATCAACGCGGCTGAATTAGAATTAGCTTGTCGTCGCGCATTAATGCTTATTCAGGATCTGGCTGGCGGCGTTCCTGTACAACAAGAATTTGCTGACGCACGACCTGATGTAGGCGCAATGTCGCGTTCAATTGAATTACGTCTTGATCGCGTCAACCAAATTTTAGGACCAATCGACTTAGAAGACACGACTGGCGAACTTCAACCAGAAACAATCCAGCAAATTCTGACCGCCCTCGGATGTCAAGTCACATCGTCTGAACCGCAAAAAGTTTTGACTGTAACCGTTCCACCGTATCGTCATCGCGATCTAGAGCGTGAAATTGACTTAATTGAAGAAATTTCGCGACTGTATGGCTATGATCGCTTTTGCGATACTTTACCTGAAAAAACGGAACCTGGTTATCTTTCCTTAGAACAGCAACTCACTCGCCAACTCCGCGAAGCCTTCCGCGCTGCTGGGCTGACCGAACTCATCCATTACTCGCTCGTCAAACCAGGACAAGACCGACAAATTGTGCTTACCAACCCGATTTTTGTTGAATATTCCGCGCTGCGTACCGACTTGATTTCCGGTTTAATCGATGCTTTTCAGTACAACCTAGAGCAAGGTAATGGTAGCCTGAATGGATTTGAAATTGGGCGCATTTTCTGGCAAGAAGAAGATGGATTACTCGAAGCCGAGGCTATAGGCGGGATTTTAGGCGGCGATCCGACTCAAGGGAAGTGGACATCTGGTGGAAAAGAACGTCCCCTCACTTGGTTTGAAGCTAAAGGCGTTTTAGAAAGTGTCTTTCAGCGCTTGGGGTTAAAGGTAGAGTACCAACCAAGTCATCAAGATTCGCGCCTACATCCAGGGCGTACAGCGTCGTTATGGTTGCAGGGTAATCGCTTAGGTGATTTTGGACAAGTTCATCCGCAACTACGCCAAGAAAAAGGCTTACCAGATGCGGTTTACGTCTTTCAACTTGATTTAGATGTGATTTTGGATTATTGGGATCGCAACGCAGTTTTAGTACCAAAATTTCGTTTGTATTCTACATATCCAGCCTCGCCTAGAGATATTGCGTTTTTCGCGCATCTCGAAGTTTCTGTTGCAGAAATAGAACGCGCGATCGCACTTGCGGCGGGAGAATTGCTCGAATCAGTTGAATTATTTGATGAATATCGCGGCGAACACGTTCCCCCAGGACAAAGAAGTTTAGCGTTTCGCTTAGTATATCGCGCCCAAAATCGCACTTTGACGGATGAGGACATCGAACCCGTACACCAAAAAGTGCGAGAATCTTTGGTAGAAAAATTTGGTGTGAATCTGCGCAGTTGA